One Rubinisphaera margarita DNA window includes the following coding sequences:
- a CDS encoding FG-GAP repeat domain-containing protein — protein MSGHHCVEALELRLLMDARFTWIDLDGGAWQTTTNWQRVLGQSTSGYPSTSGDIATFEVENRAQTIFFNRNESIPIVQVVEGQPTFDLNGYTLRLVGLPGGLVVSSDRTPEYTPRMGVDVPKASIVDGTVVASSVFVGGLARESRPPSPDDAELTVGAGGILQVGQFGMQVGYTSNGTTWGTGTVRINGGGKIIHDFDYTVNVTGSVLINHSGSEWRGADIDFRQGGSSLYVENGGRFSGGVSGSSGGNNIADTVIVQGNASFNGSLFSGDNGVRFLAYNGATVETSFVNVSRSNTAVPKPVFLVEDPGTTWSNLGNVSVGGRNGSDQNSSKYGGILAINDGGQATILGTLNVGFQGEVHLLSGGLSVQGISLGADTVFNWETGRLTINGGTVTGTSGFWRQDATILNGGKTLELLGGATISRNALTVSNDSTVRLIGGSAFTTSTVSSAGTITVEDSTLTGTITATGGTLEGRGTINGLVRMDGTSPVTLAVRQGALKTYDLDLHDRTTFFTEFTSERNAQLQATGTVRLDEAELRFHIPTQRSFGRGEQVVLIQNDGTDAIVGKFRFREEGVYRTLNEGSRFIHSGREWEISYRGGDGNDVSIMEVLPPVASSLVGFVNGNWWIASADGEGNYSSRIAATGPASTFRRVVQGDFNGDGREDIAVWMSNREWRVGIANESGQFIYTTWTTWASSEIKEIHVGDFNNDGRDDIIGLFKNENRGRWWVAISEGDKFVNRHWGDHGNYNGIHTVLVGNFDGVKGDDLSIVATSGLVWMAKTSNTRFQYLESHRWNLTNGFHFAQVGNFNGDTRDDILAVFGNGVTRSVYVAKSLGPAEGFYSSKWTELTVTQSLDAVVVGDFDGDGRSNVALLLNGTKLWCGRSNGQRFAMEHWLNWTAVSEGFESIAVGDSNADGLADIIARVPNGTWYSAQSTGSSFVNRNLVQWSATADWQYVRVGQFTTPAPRSSGAAVSEDQNLAATARRWMDLSAQPLPNPAGEQHKVLPQLPAGEAFGASFDDFGSGDLLEYLARLAL, from the coding sequence ATGTCTGGGCACCACTGCGTGGAGGCCCTCGAACTGCGGCTGCTGATGGACGCCCGGTTCACGTGGATCGATCTGGACGGCGGGGCCTGGCAGACGACGACCAACTGGCAACGCGTTCTCGGGCAGTCGACGTCGGGATATCCATCGACGAGCGGTGATATCGCAACCTTTGAAGTCGAGAATCGAGCACAGACGATCTTCTTCAATCGGAATGAATCGATTCCGATCGTCCAGGTGGTTGAAGGTCAGCCGACGTTCGATCTGAATGGCTACACATTGAGGCTCGTTGGATTGCCGGGAGGGCTTGTTGTCTCGAGCGACCGAACTCCCGAGTACACGCCCCGCATGGGGGTCGACGTTCCCAAGGCTTCGATCGTGGATGGTACGGTCGTCGCGAGTTCGGTCTTCGTGGGGGGACTCGCTCGCGAGTCTCGTCCTCCTTCACCCGATGATGCAGAACTGACGGTCGGAGCCGGCGGGATTCTTCAGGTGGGACAGTTCGGCATGCAGGTCGGGTACACTTCGAACGGAACGACCTGGGGGACGGGAACGGTTCGCATCAATGGCGGCGGAAAGATCATCCATGATTTTGACTACACTGTTAATGTCACCGGCTCAGTGCTGATCAATCATTCCGGCAGCGAATGGAGGGGAGCGGACATCGACTTCCGGCAGGGAGGAAGTTCGCTGTATGTCGAGAACGGTGGGCGCTTCAGTGGAGGCGTATCGGGTTCCTCCGGCGGAAACAATATCGCCGATACAGTCATCGTTCAGGGGAACGCCAGCTTCAATGGCTCGCTGTTTTCGGGCGATAATGGCGTCCGGTTCCTGGCCTACAACGGCGCGACCGTGGAAACCAGCTTCGTCAATGTGAGCAGGAGCAACACGGCCGTCCCTAAGCCGGTCTTTCTCGTGGAAGACCCCGGAACAACCTGGTCGAACCTCGGCAATGTGAGCGTGGGCGGGCGGAACGGATCGGACCAGAATTCCAGCAAGTACGGCGGCATTCTCGCCATCAACGACGGAGGGCAGGCCACGATTCTGGGAACGCTCAACGTCGGCTTTCAGGGAGAAGTTCATCTGCTCTCGGGAGGCCTGTCCGTTCAGGGAATTTCTCTTGGAGCGGACACCGTCTTCAACTGGGAAACCGGGCGGCTGACCATTAACGGCGGAACTGTCACGGGGACTTCCGGTTTCTGGAGACAGGATGCCACCATTCTCAACGGTGGCAAAACGCTGGAACTGCTGGGTGGAGCGACGATCTCCCGGAACGCGCTCACGGTTTCGAACGATTCAACGGTACGGCTCATCGGAGGGAGCGCCTTCACGACGTCGACCGTCTCGTCTGCGGGGACGATCACCGTGGAAGACTCGACGTTAACCGGAACGATCACGGCGACCGGCGGCACGCTTGAAGGGCGGGGAACCATTAACGGCCTGGTCCGGATGGATGGCACTTCCCCAGTCACGCTGGCCGTGCGGCAGGGGGCTCTCAAAACGTACGATCTCGATCTGCACGATCGAACCACGTTCTTTACCGAATTCACGAGCGAAAGAAACGCTCAGCTGCAGGCGACCGGGACCGTCAGACTGGATGAAGCCGAGCTGCGATTTCACATTCCGACGCAACGTTCCTTTGGCCGCGGAGAGCAGGTTGTCCTGATTCAGAATGATGGCACGGACGCGATCGTCGGCAAGTTTCGCTTTCGCGAAGAGGGCGTCTATCGCACGCTGAATGAAGGCAGTCGCTTCATTCACTCCGGACGGGAATGGGAAATCTCCTACCGGGGCGGGGATGGTAATGACGTCAGTATCATGGAAGTTCTCCCTCCGGTCGCTTCATCTCTCGTCGGGTTCGTGAATGGCAACTGGTGGATCGCCAGTGCCGATGGCGAAGGCAACTATTCGAGTCGGATTGCTGCGACCGGCCCGGCCAGCACGTTCCGTCGAGTTGTGCAGGGCGATTTCAATGGCGACGGTCGCGAGGACATCGCCGTCTGGATGAGCAACCGGGAATGGCGGGTCGGAATCGCCAATGAAAGCGGACAGTTCATCTACACAACGTGGACGACCTGGGCCAGCTCGGAGATCAAAGAGATTCACGTCGGTGACTTCAACAACGATGGTCGGGATGACATCATCGGGTTGTTCAAGAACGAGAATCGCGGCCGCTGGTGGGTCGCCATCTCTGAGGGCGACAAGTTCGTGAACCGTCACTGGGGGGATCACGGTAACTACAATGGCATCCACACCGTGCTGGTCGGCAACTTCGATGGCGTGAAGGGGGATGACCTCTCCATCGTGGCCACGTCCGGCCTTGTCTGGATGGCCAAAACCAGCAACACCCGCTTTCAGTATCTGGAGTCGCATCGCTGGAACCTTACCAACGGGTTCCACTTCGCCCAGGTGGGCAACTTCAACGGCGACACTCGCGACGACATTCTCGCGGTCTTCGGAAACGGCGTGACACGGAGCGTGTACGTCGCCAAGTCATTAGGACCTGCGGAGGGCTTCTACAGCAGCAAATGGACGGAGCTGACCGTGACACAATCGCTCGACGCCGTGGTCGTGGGCGACTTCGATGGCGACGGCCGCTCCAATGTCGCCCTGCTGCTGAATGGAACGAAGCTCTGGTGCGGCCGCTCGAACGGGCAGCGATTTGCGATGGAACACTGGTTGAACTGGACAGCTGTGTCTGAAGGATTCGAGAGTATCGCCGTTGGCGACAGCAATGCCGACGGACTGGCCGATATCATTGCCCGGGTTCCGAACGGGACCTGGTATTCGGCTCAGTCGACCGGATCGTCCTTTGTGAATCGAAACCTCGTGCAATGGTCGGCCACAGCCGACTGGCAGTACGTTCGAGTTGGTCAGTTCACCACGCCAGCTCCTCGATCGAGCGGAGCGGCCGTTTCCGAGGATCAGAACCTGGCAGCCACTGCTCGCCGCTGGATGGATCTCTCGGCACAGCCGCTTCCGAATCCTGCCGGAGAGCAGCATAAGGTTCTTCCCCAACTGCCAGCCGGCGAAGCGTTCGGGGCCTCCTTTGACGACTTCGGCAGCGGCGATCTGCTTGAATATCTTGCCCGACTGGCTTTGTAA
- a CDS encoding sulfatase family protein — MSLKPASLPTFPLIALMRRLVLPAVLCMATAALFHSTATAAAKDDRPNLLFILADDMGYGDVQALNPESKIPTPHLDGLAAAGMTFTDAHTPSAVCTPTRYGVVTGRYCWRTRLKSGVLNGYGEPLIQDDRTTVAEFLKEQGYRTGIVGKWHLGLGFAKQGKEFDFSKPVDNGPHTHGFEHSYIIPASLDFPPYVYIRDGELTEFPSIEQAAQKFPAFLRKGERSPDLTMENVLDDLAAHAGVFIAESTKGDKPFFLYLPLTAPHKPVIPHPRYQEETSLGPYADFVVQVDATVGAVLDSLEKAGAAENTLVIYTSDNGSFMYRLGEDAKDHTDEVSVQGYRAENHTANAIYRGTKADVWEAGHRVPFLVRWPGTVEAGSQCDETVCLTDFFATAADIIDAEIPEGTAPDSFSLLSLFEGQGWKEQRPPVIHHSVGGMFAIRDGKWKLVLGNGSGGREKPRGKPFEKPYALFDMEQDPEERHNVIDKHPQVARRLEEKCLQIRDAGTSHVE, encoded by the coding sequence ATGTCCCTGAAGCCCGCGAGTCTCCCCACGTTTCCGTTGATCGCGCTGATGCGACGACTCGTTCTGCCAGCCGTCCTCTGCATGGCGACTGCTGCGTTGTTCCACTCCACGGCGACTGCGGCCGCGAAGGACGATCGGCCGAATCTGCTCTTCATCCTTGCCGACGACATGGGCTATGGCGATGTGCAGGCTCTCAATCCGGAGTCGAAGATTCCGACGCCGCATCTCGACGGACTCGCGGCTGCCGGGATGACCTTCACCGATGCCCACACGCCATCGGCGGTTTGCACGCCGACTCGATATGGAGTCGTCACCGGTCGTTACTGTTGGCGAACGCGGCTCAAAAGCGGGGTGCTGAATGGCTATGGTGAGCCGCTGATTCAGGATGATCGGACCACGGTCGCCGAGTTTCTGAAAGAGCAGGGGTATCGCACGGGCATTGTCGGCAAGTGGCATCTCGGGCTGGGCTTTGCGAAGCAGGGCAAGGAGTTCGATTTCAGCAAACCGGTCGACAACGGACCGCATACGCATGGCTTCGAGCACTCCTACATCATTCCGGCTTCTCTCGACTTCCCGCCGTACGTTTACATCCGCGATGGCGAACTGACGGAGTTTCCCAGTATCGAACAGGCCGCACAGAAGTTTCCCGCTTTCCTGCGGAAGGGGGAACGGAGCCCGGATCTGACGATGGAGAACGTGCTCGACGATCTCGCCGCTCACGCGGGGGTGTTCATCGCTGAAAGCACGAAAGGGGACAAGCCGTTCTTTCTGTATCTCCCGTTGACGGCTCCGCACAAGCCGGTCATTCCGCACCCGCGTTATCAGGAAGAAACCTCGCTCGGTCCGTATGCCGATTTCGTCGTCCAGGTCGACGCCACGGTGGGAGCCGTGCTCGATTCGCTGGAGAAAGCCGGAGCGGCTGAGAACACGCTCGTCATTTACACCAGCGACAATGGTTCGTTTATGTACCGGCTGGGTGAAGATGCGAAAGACCACACCGACGAGGTGAGCGTGCAGGGATATCGGGCGGAGAACCACACTGCCAACGCAATCTATCGCGGCACCAAGGCCGATGTCTGGGAAGCCGGGCACCGCGTGCCGTTCCTCGTCCGCTGGCCCGGAACGGTTGAGGCTGGTTCGCAGTGTGATGAAACGGTCTGCCTGACCGACTTCTTCGCCACGGCGGCTGACATCATCGACGCAGAGATTCCGGAAGGCACTGCTCCCGACAGCTTCAGTCTGCTCTCGCTGTTCGAAGGGCAGGGCTGGAAAGAGCAGCGGCCTCCGGTGATTCATCACTCGGTTGGGGGGATGTTCGCCATTCGGGACGGCAAATGGAAGCTCGTTCTCGGCAACGGCTCCGGCGGACGGGAAAAACCGCGAGGCAAACCGTTCGAGAAACCGTACGCGCTGTTCGACATGGAACAGGATCCCGAAGAGCGACACAACGTCATCGACAAGCACCCTCAGGTCGCCAGACGCCTCGAAGAAAAGTGCCTGCAAATCCGCGACGCTGGCACCAGCCACGTCGAGTAG
- a CDS encoding FtsK/SpoIIIE family DNA translocase gives MIDYDRLKTDLAALGLFAFLLFAALSLISFNPLDAPAEAMYPLAETVSNLCGPIGAKVAHLLMNSLGYACYILIVAAVVFDLRLFSTHPVRDMFLRSLGVGLIIFSVASALSMFAPGLGNPGLYGSGGRIGATGAMLLEKKFSMVGSTLMLLTLLLAGLMLSVELFALALLKNCFVTPVLTLHSKLRPAEPDHEEIEKQTLLDMPLCEVPVNTAARVETKKVTKPKKAKPVVVEEVVDEIVEDELEEDEDDLPAPAPFRVNPPAGSEARRVDPVEEEADDAVPFELPPLDLLEDAEDFPYELLAKKAQIAAATLERTFQEFNLNVKVSEIDTGPVVTQFELDLEPGLRVSRVTALADDLAIALRVPAVRIVSPIPGKNTVGVEVPNDKRVMVRLRELIESSMEDNEGMRLPLFLGKDVSGRPMTVDLAKMPHLLIAGRTGTGKSVCLNTLILSLLMARNPDQVKMLMIDPKMVELSPYMKIPHLMHPVITDMKKAEAVLAWAVDKMEERYDILARCGVRHLDGFNKMSREAVLRKMGIEADSPEADNIPEQMPYIVIIADEMADMMMTSGKDVEGHIIRLAQKSRAVGIHLVLATQKPTVDVITGLIKSNLPARISFQVASRTDSRVVLDEMGAEKLLGNGDMLYLAPGTSTVNRAQGTYVSDEEVNGVIEYLGRHEPEYSQELSQVTSGSSDTTHRGMDAIKERDELYEQAIEVVIREGRGSVSLLQRALGVGYGRGARLIDYMAEDGIVGEYNGSQAREVLYTMEQWRAMQGGGDVDDYDDDLD, from the coding sequence ATGATCGATTACGATCGGTTAAAAACGGACCTGGCAGCTTTGGGGCTTTTCGCCTTTCTGCTGTTTGCTGCGCTCAGTCTGATCAGTTTTAACCCGCTCGACGCACCGGCTGAAGCGATGTATCCGCTCGCCGAGACGGTTTCCAACCTCTGCGGACCGATCGGGGCCAAGGTTGCCCATCTGTTGATGAACAGTCTCGGGTATGCCTGCTACATCCTGATTGTCGCTGCTGTCGTGTTCGATCTGCGGCTCTTCTCGACGCATCCGGTTCGGGATATGTTCCTGCGATCGCTGGGCGTTGGACTGATCATCTTTTCGGTCGCTTCCGCTCTCAGTATGTTCGCTCCGGGACTTGGAAATCCGGGACTCTACGGCAGTGGAGGTCGTATCGGGGCCACGGGAGCGATGCTGCTCGAGAAGAAGTTCTCAATGGTCGGCTCCACGCTGATGCTGCTGACCCTGCTTCTGGCCGGTCTGATGCTCTCGGTCGAGCTGTTCGCTCTGGCGTTACTGAAGAACTGTTTCGTCACGCCGGTGCTCACGCTGCACTCGAAGCTTCGTCCAGCCGAGCCTGACCACGAAGAGATCGAAAAACAGACCCTGCTCGACATGCCGCTCTGCGAAGTGCCGGTGAATACGGCTGCACGTGTCGAAACAAAGAAGGTCACCAAGCCAAAGAAGGCGAAGCCTGTTGTCGTCGAAGAAGTTGTCGATGAGATTGTCGAGGACGAACTCGAGGAAGACGAGGATGATCTTCCTGCTCCCGCTCCTTTCCGTGTGAATCCTCCAGCCGGCTCTGAAGCCCGGCGGGTCGATCCGGTTGAGGAGGAAGCAGATGATGCTGTCCCTTTTGAATTACCGCCTCTCGACCTTCTTGAAGATGCCGAGGACTTTCCGTACGAACTGCTCGCCAAGAAAGCGCAGATTGCCGCTGCGACACTGGAACGGACTTTCCAGGAATTCAATCTGAACGTCAAAGTCTCCGAGATCGATACCGGTCCGGTGGTCACCCAGTTTGAACTCGATCTGGAACCCGGTCTGCGCGTTTCCCGCGTGACCGCTCTGGCTGATGATCTCGCCATCGCTCTCCGCGTGCCGGCTGTGCGAATCGTGTCTCCGATTCCGGGCAAGAACACGGTCGGGGTTGAAGTGCCGAACGATAAGCGCGTGATGGTTCGCCTCCGCGAGTTGATCGAATCGAGCATGGAAGACAACGAAGGCATGCGTCTGCCGCTCTTCCTGGGCAAAGATGTCTCCGGTCGCCCGATGACGGTTGACCTGGCGAAGATGCCTCACCTGTTGATTGCCGGTCGAACGGGAACGGGTAAGTCGGTCTGTTTGAACACGCTGATTCTGTCGCTGCTCATGGCTCGGAATCCGGATCAGGTGAAGATGCTGATGATCGACCCGAAGATGGTCGAGCTCTCGCCGTACATGAAGATTCCCCACCTGATGCATCCGGTCATCACCGACATGAAGAAGGCCGAAGCGGTACTCGCCTGGGCCGTCGACAAGATGGAAGAACGGTACGACATTCTGGCCCGTTGTGGTGTGCGTCACCTCGATGGCTTCAACAAGATGTCGCGTGAAGCAGTCCTCAGAAAAATGGGGATCGAAGCGGACTCTCCGGAAGCGGACAACATCCCAGAACAGATGCCGTACATTGTTATCATCGCCGACGAAATGGCCGACATGATGATGACGTCTGGAAAGGATGTCGAAGGGCATATTATTCGTCTGGCTCAAAAGTCACGAGCCGTGGGAATCCACCTCGTTCTGGCGACGCAGAAGCCGACGGTCGATGTCATCACCGGTCTGATCAAGTCGAACCTGCCGGCTCGAATCTCCTTCCAGGTCGCGAGCCGGACCGACAGCCGTGTCGTCCTCGATGAGATGGGAGCCGAGAAACTGCTCGGCAACGGGGACATGCTTTATCTGGCCCCGGGCACAAGCACTGTGAACCGGGCTCAGGGAACGTATGTCAGCGATGAAGAAGTCAACGGCGTGATCGAATACCTCGGTCGCCACGAGCCCGAGTACTCGCAGGAACTCTCGCAGGTGACGTCCGGTTCGAGCGATACAACCCATCGCGGGATGGATGCGATCAAGGAACGCGACGAACTTTACGAACAGGCGATCGAAGTCGTCATTCGTGAAGGGCGTGGTTCGGTTTCGCTGCTGCAGCGTGCACTCGGCGTTGGTTACGGACGCGGAGCCCGACTGATCGACTACATGGCGGAAGATGGAATCGTCGGCGAATACAACGGCTCTCAGGCGCGAGAAGTGCTTTATACGATGGAGCAATGGCGAGCCATGCAGGGCGGCGGCGACGTCGATGACTACGACGACGACCTCGATTAA
- a CDS encoding HAD-IIB family hydrolase, with amino-acid sequence MSQSLLVLSDLDGCLLDHHTYSYAPAVPLLERLRAASIPVVLCSSKTEAEMRPLAEEMEASPTIICENGGVICWEKDGERTVLGVDRQQILDVLTDCKSRFQFESFRDLGVEGIARVTGLPEDRAERAASRHCTEPLLWHDDDSRIEGFRTALTSHGLQLTRGGRFWHVAGPTDKGKAAAVVIDRHRAERDDELISIGLGDSPIDESLLLASDIAVVIPAFDGSVRLEFPHRRRIVAPQPGPDGWASSMSSLLDEYDIR; translated from the coding sequence ATGTCGCAATCTTTGCTTGTACTGTCCGATCTGGACGGCTGCCTGCTCGATCACCATACCTACAGCTATGCTCCCGCTGTTCCCCTGCTGGAACGATTGCGGGCGGCCTCAATTCCGGTTGTTCTCTGCTCCAGTAAAACCGAAGCCGAGATGCGTCCGCTGGCGGAAGAGATGGAGGCCAGTCCGACGATCATCTGTGAAAACGGCGGCGTCATCTGCTGGGAGAAAGATGGCGAACGGACCGTCCTCGGCGTCGATCGTCAGCAGATTCTCGATGTTCTGACGGACTGCAAAAGCCGCTTTCAATTCGAGTCATTCCGCGATCTCGGTGTCGAAGGAATCGCTCGTGTTACAGGGCTCCCCGAAGATCGAGCCGAACGGGCTGCCTCGCGGCATTGCACCGAACCGTTGCTCTGGCACGATGACGACAGCCGGATCGAAGGGTTTCGAACAGCACTGACTTCGCATGGCCTGCAACTCACACGCGGCGGCCGCTTCTGGCATGTCGCCGGGCCGACGGACAAGGGCAAAGCGGCTGCTGTCGTGATTGATCGGCATCGAGCCGAACGTGACGACGAACTGATCTCGATCGGACTGGGAGACAGTCCCATCGACGAATCGCTGCTGCTTGCTTCAGACATTGCCGTGGTCATCCCGGCTTTCGACGGTTCTGTCCGGCTGGAGTTTCCGCATCGCCGCCGTATCGTGGCTCCACAACCCGGGCCGGACGGATGGGCCAGTTCCATGAGTTCACTTCTCGATGAATACGATATTCGCTGA
- a CDS encoding glycosyl transferase has protein sequence MADFAQNGIIGTLHNLRYRTTEELDHDLKEFGRDRPMALVLPCLFSELEGPALGAIVDKLCEVPYLEEIIIGLDRADASQYEQAQKFFDRLPQRKVILWNDGPRLMNVNARLDELGLAPKEPGKGRNVWYCLGYFLAAGRCQAVGLHDCDILTYERDMLARLLYPIVHPSFNYVFCKGYYYRAAGGKLNGRVVRLLVTPLLRALQLTIGQNDYLDYMGSFRYPLAGEFSMRAEVVPSLRIPSDWGLEIGTLSEMYRNYSHHRICQVDIADAYDHKHQPVSPDNPQGGLHRMSVDICKALIRKLAVNGKVFSPEVFRTLKASYYRAALDMIDHYCNDATMSGLTLDRHTEEATVELFSQALMNAGEQFLRDPHSAPFIPNWARVVSACPDIFEMITDAVNEDNAAA, from the coding sequence ATGGCTGATTTCGCACAGAATGGAATCATCGGAACGCTGCACAATCTGCGGTATCGCACGACCGAGGAACTGGATCACGATCTGAAGGAGTTCGGTCGCGATCGTCCGATGGCGCTGGTGCTGCCCTGCCTGTTCTCTGAACTTGAAGGTCCGGCTCTTGGAGCCATCGTCGATAAGCTCTGCGAAGTTCCGTATCTCGAAGAGATCATTATCGGACTCGATCGAGCCGATGCCTCGCAGTACGAACAGGCACAAAAGTTCTTCGATCGACTTCCGCAACGAAAGGTGATCCTCTGGAACGACGGGCCACGGCTGATGAACGTGAATGCCCGGCTGGACGAACTCGGACTCGCTCCGAAGGAACCGGGCAAAGGCCGCAATGTCTGGTACTGTCTCGGCTATTTCCTGGCGGCTGGTCGTTGCCAGGCGGTCGGACTGCACGACTGCGACATTCTCACGTACGAACGCGACATGCTCGCCCGGCTGCTCTATCCGATCGTGCATCCGTCATTCAACTACGTCTTCTGCAAGGGCTATTACTATCGCGCAGCCGGTGGGAAGCTGAATGGCCGGGTCGTGCGCCTGCTCGTCACGCCGCTGCTCCGGGCGCTGCAGTTGACCATTGGGCAGAATGATTATCTCGACTACATGGGGAGCTTCCGCTACCCGCTGGCCGGCGAATTCTCGATGCGAGCCGAGGTCGTGCCGTCATTGCGAATTCCGTCCGACTGGGGACTCGAGATCGGGACCCTGTCGGAAATGTATCGCAACTACTCGCACCATCGAATCTGCCAGGTCGACATCGCCGATGCTTACGACCACAAGCATCAGCCGGTCTCTCCGGACAACCCTCAAGGCGGCCTGCACCGGATGTCGGTCGACATCTGCAAGGCGTTGATCCGCAAGCTCGCCGTGAACGGCAAGGTCTTCTCACCGGAAGTCTTCCGCACGCTGAAGGCAAGCTATTATCGAGCCGCTCTCGATATGATCGACCATTACTGCAACGACGCCACGATGAGCGGTCTCACACTGGACCGTCACACGGAAGAAGCGACCGTGGAACTTTTCAGCCAGGCCCTGATGAACGCCGGCGAACAGTTCCTGAGAGATCCGCACAGTGCCCCGTTCATTCCGAACTGGGCTCGAGTTGTGAGTGCGTGTCCGGATATTTTCGAGATGATCACCGACGCCGTGAACGAAGACAACGCCGCCGCGTGA
- a CDS encoding sugar phosphorylase, with protein MSDTEAILRERLQNHLQFIYPNEASASLVSRIFEIFPAPQTPPAPGSSWSERDSVIITYGDTLTQPGESPLSTLDQFLERRVGDAVSSVHILPFCPFSSDDGFSVIDYLQINPDLGDWNDVSRIADRYRLMADLVINHTSAESEWFQNFLEGKSPGRDYFITVDQEEDLTDVVRPRASPLLRTVQTADGLKSVWCTFSHDQIDVNFRNPDVLLEFLQIIRRYLDAGVQIIRLDAIGYLWKEIGTSCIHLQQTHEVVRLLRTIVDYFAPGTVLITETNVPNRENLTYFGNSNEAHMIYNFSLAPLVLHALLAGTSKHLKTWMMSMPPAPIGCTYLNFTASHDGIGMRPAEGLLTDLEQQEMVETIRRSGGLFSTRRLSDGSEKIYEVNTSLFDALKETNDGPDDYQVDRFICSQTVMMSLEGIPAFYIHSLLATPNDHEGVERTGRARSINRKQIAYPELQTKLDDESSATARVFRELVRRIRIRSEQPAFHPNATQFTLHLKSHFFGFWRQSMDRQQSIFCVSNLSAKRHTLQLSQLNLIATDTWHDLISGRRLNDKMGTIAFAPYQTVWITNRPTDK; from the coding sequence ATGTCCGACACCGAAGCGATCCTTCGAGAACGACTCCAGAACCACCTCCAGTTCATCTACCCGAATGAAGCCTCGGCGAGTCTTGTCTCCCGGATCTTCGAGATCTTCCCGGCGCCGCAGACTCCTCCCGCTCCGGGAAGTTCCTGGAGTGAGCGCGATTCGGTCATCATCACTTACGGCGACACACTGACCCAGCCGGGCGAATCACCGTTATCGACGCTGGATCAGTTTCTGGAGCGACGGGTCGGCGACGCCGTTTCGTCGGTGCACATTCTTCCCTTCTGTCCATTCAGTTCCGACGACGGCTTCTCGGTGATTGATTACCTGCAGATCAATCCAGATCTGGGCGACTGGAACGACGTCTCTCGAATCGCGGACCGATATCGCCTTATGGCCGATCTGGTCATCAATCACACGTCGGCAGAAAGCGAATGGTTCCAGAACTTTCTGGAAGGGAAATCGCCCGGCAGGGACTACTTCATCACCGTCGACCAGGAAGAAGATCTGACCGATGTCGTTCGGCCCCGAGCCAGTCCTCTGCTGCGGACCGTGCAGACGGCCGACGGGCTCAAGTCGGTCTGGTGCACGTTCAGCCACGATCAGATCGATGTGAACTTCCGCAATCCGGACGTGCTGCTCGAATTCCTGCAGATTATTCGCCGGTATCTCGACGCCGGCGTGCAGATCATTCGGCTCGATGCGATCGGCTATCTCTGGAAAGAGATCGGCACCTCCTGCATTCATCTTCAACAGACGCACGAAGTCGTTCGGCTGCTGCGAACGATCGTCGACTATTTCGCGCCCGGCACCGTGCTCATCACCGAGACCAACGTGCCGAACCGGGAGAATCTGACCTACTTCGGCAACTCCAACGAAGCCCACATGATCTACAACTTCAGCCTCGCTCCTCTGGTGCTGCACGCATTGCTGGCCGGGACGTCGAAGCACCTGAAAACGTGGATGATGAGCATGCCCCCTGCCCCGATCGGCTGCACGTATCTCAATTTCACGGCGTCGCACGATGGCATTGGCATGCGACCGGCCGAAGGGCTGCTGACCGACCTGGAACAGCAGGAGATGGTCGAAACGATTCGTCGCAGCGGAGGACTCTTCTCAACGCGTCGGCTCTCGGACGGCAGCGAAAAGATTTACGAGGTCAACACGTCGCTCTTCGATGCTCTCAAGGAAACGAACGACGGCCCCGACGATTATCAGGTGGACCGCTTCATCTGCTCGCAGACAGTGATGATGTCCCTCGAAGGGATCCCGGCTTTCTACATCCACAGTTTACTGGCAACGCCGAACGATCATGAAGGGGTGGAACGCACCGGGCGGGCGCGGTCGATCAACCGCAAACAGATCGCCTACCCCGAACTTCAAACGAAGCTGGACGACGAATCATCAGCCACGGCTCGAGTCTTCCGTGAACTCGTCAGACGGATTCGGATTCGCAGCGAGCAGCCCGCGTTTCACCCGAACGCAACCCAGTTCACGCTGCATCTGAAGTCGCACTTCTTTGGCTTCTGGCGACAGAGCATGGACCGGCAGCAGAGCATTTTCTGCGTCTCGAACCTCTCCGCCAAACGCCACACGCTGCAGCTGTCTCAGTTGAACCTGATCGCGACCGACACCTGGCACGACCTCATCTCCGGCCGCCGCCTCAACGACAAGATGGGAACGATCGCATTCGCGCCGTACCAGACGGTGTGGATCACGAACCGACCGACGGACAAGTAG